The following proteins come from a genomic window of Dreissena polymorpha isolate Duluth1 chromosome 1, UMN_Dpol_1.0, whole genome shotgun sequence:
- the LOC127846659 gene encoding uncharacterized protein LOC127846659 isoform X2: protein MSQKPQINFYENFLLSGIAAGISKTAAAPIERVKLLVQNQGEMLKSGRLDKPYAGVIDCTMRTYKEEGIRHFWRGNLANVIRYFPTQALNFAFKDQVKAMFKKNKDESYAVKFGKNIASGGVAGTLSLFFVYSLDYARTRLANDNKSAKTGGERQFNGLIDVYKKTIATDGVQGLYRGFVSSAVGIFLYRGAYFGLFDTLKPILLGESANFFGAFALGYGVTVASGILSYPVDTVRRRMMMTSGEAVKYKGSIDCAIQVIKHEGVAALFKGAGANILRGVAGAGVLSGADKLKELYVRARLGTKEVTSSSDSSM, encoded by the exons ATTGCTGCCGGCATTTCCAAAACTGCAGCAGCCCCAATAGAACGAGTAAAGCTGCTAGTTCAGAACCAGGGCGAAATGTTAAAAAGTGGCCGCCTTGACAAACCCTATGCGGGTGTGATTGATTGCACGATGAGAACCTACAAGGAAGAAGGCATTCGGCATTTCTGGAGAGGAAACCTTGCAAATGTGATCAG GTACTTCCCTACTCAGGCTCTGAATTTTGCCTTCAAAGACCAAGTGAAggctatgtttaaaaaaaacaaagatgAGTCCTATGCTgtcaaatttggaaaaaatattgcTTCTGGGGGAGTTGCAGGCACCTTATCCCTGTTTTTTGTGTACTCCCTGGACTATGCTCGGACACGCCTTGCAAATGACAACAAATCTGCCAAGACTGGTGGAGAGCGTCAATTCAATGGCTTGATTGATGTTTACAAGAAGACCATTGCCACTGATGGTGTTCAGGGCCTGTACCGTGGCTTTGTCAGCAGTGCTGTCGGCATCTTCCTGTACCGCGGTGCCTACTTTGGCCTGTTTGATACGTTGAAGCCCATCCTACTGGGCGAAAGTGCCAACTTCTTTGGAGCCTTTGCATTGGGCTATGGCGTAACTGTTGCCTCTGGAATTCTGTCCTACCCTGTGGACACTGTCCGCCGCCGCATGATGATGACCTCTGGTGAGGCTGTAAAGTACAAGGGATCCATTGACTGTGCCATTCAGGTGATCAAGCATGAAGGTGTTGCTGCTCTCTTCAAAG GTGCTGGTGCTAACATCTTGAGAGGCGTGGCTGGGGCTGGTGTTTTGTCCGGCGCCGACAAACTCAAGGAGTTATATGTGCGAGCTCGACTTGGAACCAAAGAG
- the LOC127846659 gene encoding uncharacterized protein LOC127846659 isoform X1 has protein sequence MSQKPQINFYENFLLSGIAAGISKTAAAPIERVKLLVQNQGEMLKSGRLDKPYAGVIDCTMRTYKEEGIRHFWRGNLANVIRYFPTQALNFAFKDQVKAMFKKNKDESYAVKFGKNIASGGVAGTLSLFFVYSLDYARTRLANDNKSAKTGGERQFNGLIDVYKKTIATDGVQGLYRGFVSSAVGIFLYRGAYFGLFDTLKPILLGESANFFGAFALGYGVTVASGILSYPVDTVRRRMMMTSGEAVKYKGSIDCAIQVIKHEGVAALFKGAGANILRGVAGAGVLSGADKLKELYVRARLGTKEVLTIITYLFRGVLKRQVTSQFKEITVKKESFDTSGKIICQRFFNYLLISLYSYSYNRQHNDIKE, from the exons ATTGCTGCCGGCATTTCCAAAACTGCAGCAGCCCCAATAGAACGAGTAAAGCTGCTAGTTCAGAACCAGGGCGAAATGTTAAAAAGTGGCCGCCTTGACAAACCCTATGCGGGTGTGATTGATTGCACGATGAGAACCTACAAGGAAGAAGGCATTCGGCATTTCTGGAGAGGAAACCTTGCAAATGTGATCAG GTACTTCCCTACTCAGGCTCTGAATTTTGCCTTCAAAGACCAAGTGAAggctatgtttaaaaaaaacaaagatgAGTCCTATGCTgtcaaatttggaaaaaatattgcTTCTGGGGGAGTTGCAGGCACCTTATCCCTGTTTTTTGTGTACTCCCTGGACTATGCTCGGACACGCCTTGCAAATGACAACAAATCTGCCAAGACTGGTGGAGAGCGTCAATTCAATGGCTTGATTGATGTTTACAAGAAGACCATTGCCACTGATGGTGTTCAGGGCCTGTACCGTGGCTTTGTCAGCAGTGCTGTCGGCATCTTCCTGTACCGCGGTGCCTACTTTGGCCTGTTTGATACGTTGAAGCCCATCCTACTGGGCGAAAGTGCCAACTTCTTTGGAGCCTTTGCATTGGGCTATGGCGTAACTGTTGCCTCTGGAATTCTGTCCTACCCTGTGGACACTGTCCGCCGCCGCATGATGATGACCTCTGGTGAGGCTGTAAAGTACAAGGGATCCATTGACTGTGCCATTCAGGTGATCAAGCATGAAGGTGTTGCTGCTCTCTTCAAAG GTGCTGGTGCTAACATCTTGAGAGGCGTGGCTGGGGCTGGTGTTTTGTCCGGCGCCGACAAACTCAAGGAGTTATATGTGCGAGCTCGACTTGGAACCAAAGAGGTACTAACAATAATAACATACTTATTTAGAGGAGTTTTAAAAAGACAAGTTACTAGTCAGTTTAAGGAGATCACAGTAAAAAAAGAATCATTTGACACGAGTGGCAAAATCATTTGTCAGAGATTTTTTAATTACTTATTGATTTCATTGTATAGCTATTCATACAACAGGCAACATAATGATATTAAGGAATAA